A single region of the Brassica rapa cultivar Chiifu-401-42 chromosome A03, CAAS_Brap_v3.01, whole genome shotgun sequence genome encodes:
- the LOC108871303 gene encoding defensin-like protein 163, whose translation MAKLVCLCLFISMLVLSAFLALPSADGAEIRRCSVVLNLSKPCTFQECQPLCIQKYKGTGVCLGDNIKNSKCNCEYNC comes from the exons ATGGCAAAATTAGTTTGTTTGTGTCTGTTCATCTCCATGCTTGTTCTCTCTG cATTTTTGGCTTTGCCAAGTGCAGATGGAGCGGAGATAAGAAGGTGTAGTGTGGTGTTGAACCTAAGCAAGCCATGCACTTTTCAAGAATGCCAACCACTTTGTATTCAGAAGTACAAGGGGACTGGCGTTTGTCTCGGAGATAACATTAAGAACTCTAAATGCAATTGTGAATATAATTGCTAA
- the LOC103862146 gene encoding pentatricopeptide repeat-containing protein At4g15720-like, whose translation MLLYLWSREFLNANITHGGYETNHVVATSLLDMYAKCGSLSCAEKIFLRISRHSVISYTSMIMAKAKHGLGEAALQLFDEMVAKRMRPNYVTLLAVLHACSHSGLVAEGLGYVNSMVEKYGVVPDPRHYTCVVDMLGRFGRVDEAYELAKTIEVGAEQGALLWGALLSAGRLHGRVDIVCHASKRLIESNQQVTSAYVALSNAYAVAGGWEDSESLRLEMRRGGNVKERACSWIEIKDSVYAFHAGDLSCDESGEIVRFMKDLEKRMKERGHRGSSSMMTSSSVFVDVDEEAKEEIVSLHCERLALAFGLIHLPEGSTIRIMNNLRMCRDCHEAFKLISGIVEREIVVRDVNRFHCF comes from the coding sequence ATGCTTTTGTATCTCTGGAGCAGAGAGTTTCTAAATGCTAACATTACTCATGGTGGTTATGAAACGAACCATGTGGTTGCCACGTCGCTTCTAGATATGTACGCGAAGTGTGGGTCTTTAAGCTGTGCAGAGAAGATCTTCTTGAGGATTAGCCGTCACTCTGTGATCTCGTACACATCTATGATCATGGCAAAGGCAAAGCACGGACTTGGAGAAGCCGCGCTTCAGCTTTTCGACGAGATGGTTGCGAAGAGAATGAGGCCTAACTATGTAACGTTACTCGCCGTGTTACACGCTTGTAGCCATTCGGGTTTAGTCGCTGAAGGACTAGGGTACGTGAACTCAATGGTTGAGAAGTACGGTGTGGTTCCTGATCCGAGGCATTACACTTGTGTTGTTGACATGCTTGGAAGATTTGGCCGTGTTGATGAGGCTTACGAATTGGCGAAAACTATAGAAGTTGGAGCAGAGCAAGGTGCGCTCTTGTGGGGAGCTCTTCTCTCAGCTGGTAGGTTGCATGGAAGAGTTGATATTGTTTGCCACGCTAGCAAACGGTTAATAGAATCGAATCAACAAGTGACGAGTGCGTATGTTGCATTATCCAATGCCTATGCTGTAGCTGGAGGGTGGGAAGATTCAGAGTCTCTTCGTTTAGAGATGAGACGTGGCGGAAATGTGAAAGAGCGAGCTTGTAGCTGGATTGAGATTAAGGATTCGGTTTATGCTTTTCACGCTGGGGATTTGTCGTGTGATGAGAGTGGTGAGATTGTGAGGTTTATGAAGGATCTGGagaagagaatgaaggagaGAGGACACAGGGGAAGTAGTAGTATGATGACAAGTTCATCGGTTTTTGTTGATGTTGATGAAGAAGCTAAAGAGGAAATTGTGAGTTTGCATTGTGAGAGATTGGCTTTAGCCTTTGGATTGATACATTTGCCTGAAGGATCGACGATTAGGATTATGAACAACTTGAGGATGTGCAGAGATTGTCATGAGGCTTTCAAGCTGATCAGTGGGATTGTGGAGAGGGAAATTGTTGTTAGAGATGTGAATAGGTTTCATTGCTTTTAA
- the LOC103861891 gene encoding uncharacterized protein LOC103861891, whose amino-acid sequence MASKLIQVQSKACEASKFVAKHGTSYYRQLLEKNKHYIQEPASVDKCQELSKQLLYTRLASIPGRCETLRKEVDYAKNLWKNRTDLKVEDAGVAALFGLECFAWYCAGEIIGRGFTFTGYYP is encoded by the exons ATGGCATCAAAGTTGATACAAGTACAGTCAAAGGCATGTGAGGCTTCCAAGTTTGTGGCAAAGCACGGAACTTCCTACTACAGGCAGTTGCTTGAGAAGAACAAGCATTACATCCAGGAACCTGCTTCGGTTGACAAGTGCCAAGAGTTGTCTAAGCAACTTCTCTACACCCGTCTTGCTAG CATTCCTGGACGCTGTGAAACCTTGAGGAAAGAAGTAGACTACGCCAAGAATTTGTGGAAGAACAGAACCGATCTGAAGGTAGAAGATGCTGGAGTCGCTGCATTGTTTGGTCTCGAATGTTTTGCGTGGTATTGCGCTGGTGAAATCATCGGCAGAGGATTCACCTTCACTGGATATTACCCTTGA
- the LOC103861896 gene encoding cytidine deaminase 1 — protein sequence MDRPSFLIHAEEAESAAKRHGVSVVNLLPLLVNPAKPLARPPISKFPVSAVGLGSSGRIFVGVNVEFPGLPLHHSIHAEQFLVTNLTLNSEPNLRHFSVSAAPCGHCRQFLQEIRDAPDIKILITDPNAFRDTVTDKENAVKDENDAVTEKEEDGYVRLESILPHRFGPNDLLERDVPLLLEPHDNRLTLLGVTNGHVDSDLKLTALTAANRSYAPYSRCPSGVALVDCEGRVYRGWYMESAAYNPSLGPVQAALVDFVANGGGGGFERIVGAVLVEKRDAVVRQEHTARMLLQVIAPKCDFEVFHC from the coding sequence ATGGATCGGCCCAGCTTCCTTATCCACGCCGAAGAAGCCGAATCCGCCGCGAAACGACACGGCGTCTCCGTCGTCAACCTCCTCCCTCTGCTCGTCAACCCAGCGAAACCCCTCGCTCGCCCTCCGATCTCGAAATTCCCGGTCTCAGCAGTCGGACTCGGATCATCGGGTCGGATCTTCGTAGGCGTCAACGTCGAGTTCCCAGGCCTCCCTCTCCACCACTCGATCCACGCCGAGCAGTTCCTCGTCACCAACCTCACGCTCAACTCCGAGCCGAACCTCCGCCACTTCTCCGTCTCCGCCGCTCCCTGCGGCCACTGCCGCCAGTTCCTCCAGGAGATCCGCGACGCCCCCGATATCAAAATCCTAATCACCGATCCAAACGCCTTCCGCGACACCGTGACGGATAAAGAAAACGCCGTTAAGGATGAAAACGACGCCGTTacggagaaagaagaagacggATACGTGCGTTTAGAGAGCATTTTGCCGCACAGATTCGGCCCTAACGATCTCCTCGAGAGAGACGTTCCTTTACTCCTCGAGCCACACGATAACCGTCTCACTCTCTTAGGTGTCACCAACGGTCATGTAGATTCCGATTTAAAGCTAACGGCTTTAACGGCTGCGAATAGATCTTACGCGCCGTATAGTCGGTGTCCGTCGGGAGTGGCGCTGGTGGATTGCGAAGGGAGAGTGTACAGAGGATGGTACATGGAGTCAGCTGCGTATAATCCTAGCTTGGGGCCTGTGCAAGCGGCGCTGGTTGATTTCGTGGCGaatggtggaggaggagggTTTGAGAGGATCGTTGGAGCGGTGTTGGTGGAGAAGAGAGATGCGGTGGTGCGTCAGGAGCATACGGCGAGGATGCTTTTGCAGGTTATTGCTCCGAAATGCGATTTCGAGGTGTTTCATTGTTAA
- the LOC103861890 gene encoding 60S ribosomal protein L28-2, producing the protein MTTVPGQLVWEIVKRNNCFLVKQFGRGNAKVQFSKETNNLCNLNSYKHSGLANKKTVTIQVADKEQGVVLGTTKTKKQNKPKLSVNKSVLKKEFPRMAKAVANQVVDNYYRPDLKKAALARLSVISKGLRVTKSGPKRRNRQA; encoded by the exons ATGACAACAGTACCAGGACAGTTGGTGTGGGAGATAGTGAAGAGAAACAACTGTTTCTTGGTCAAACAGTTCGGTAGAGGCAATGCCAAGGTTCAGTTCAGCAAGGAGACCAACAACCTCTGCAACCTCAACTCCTACAAACACTCTG GTTTGGCAAACAAAAAGACAGTGACCATTCAAGTAGCTGACAAGGAGCAAGGTGTGGTACTGGGAACCACCAAGACCAAGAAGCAAAACAAGCCTAAGCTCTCTGTTAACAAGTCTGTCCTCAAGAAGGAGTTCCCCAGGATGGCCAAAGCTGTTGCCAACCAG GTTGTGGACAACTACTACAGGCCTGATCTGAAGAAAGCAGCACTTGCTAGGCTCAGCGTCATCAGCAAAGGTCTTAGAGTCACCAAGTCTGGTCCCAAGAGAAGAAACAGACAGGCCTGA
- the LOC103861897 gene encoding thioredoxin-like 2-2, chloroplastic, with translation MAGVVRLSTTSVQTLGVSSSPFTSFAATLSSPCLPPNLNSDKRLRHLSSSPSCSSPHYSASGLRSHSLLRRPNSKVVRVKVDESVTEAEPPKWWERNAPNMVDIHSTEEFLKALSEAGERLVIVEFYGTWCASCRALFPKLCKTAVENPNIVFLKVNFDENKPMCKSLNVKVLPYFHFYRGADGQLESFSCSLAKFQKIKDGIRLHNTDRCSIGPAKGPEGFTLESLSVQTNAAKPAGSS, from the exons ATGGCTGGAGTTGTGCGATTATCAACGACGTCGGTTCAGACCCTTGGCGTCTCTTCTTCGCCCTTCACCTCCTTTGCAGCCACTCTCAGTTCTCCTTGCTTACCTCCGAATCTGAATTCCGACAAGAGATTGCGTCACCTCTCATCTTCTCCCTCGTGCTCGTCTCCTCATTACTCAGCTTCTGGTCTTAGAAGCCATAGCCTCCTTAGACGTCCCAACAGCAAAGTGGTTCGTGTCAAG GTAGATGAGAGTGTTACCGAGGCAGAGCCACCTAAATGGTGGGAGAGGAATGCTCCAAACATGGTAGATATTCATTCTACCGAAGAATTTTTGAAGGCTTTGAGCGAAGCGGGGGAAAGACTAGTGATTGTAGAGTTCTATGGAACTTGGTGTGCTTCTTGTAGAGCATTGTTCCCTAAG CTTTGCAAAACGGCGGTGGAGAATCCTAATATAGTGTTCCTCAAAGTCAACTTTGATGAGAATAAACCCATGTGCAAGAGTTTGAACGTGAAGGTGCTTCCTTACTTCCACTTTTACCGTGGAGCTGATGGCCAGCTCGAGTCCTTCTCATGTTCTCTTGCTAAG tTTCAGAAGATAAAAGATGGCATCAGACTACACAATACGGATCGTTGCAGCATCGGTCCAGCCAAGGGACCTGAAGGGTTTACGTTGGAATCTTTATCTGTGCAGACGAATGCAGCCAAACCAGCTGGATCAAGTTGA
- the LOC103861892 gene encoding protein arginine N-methyltransferase 1.1 — MTKKNNNSNEEEEEFVSFGHNLNTKIRFEDADEDETAQGSAEAATAQDESMCDAADSTTDAADDTTSADYYFDSYSHFGIHEEMLKDVVRTKTYQNVIYQNKFLIKDKVVLDVGAGTGILSLFCAKAGAKHVYAVECSQMADMAKEIVKANGFSDVITVLKGKIEEIELPTPKVDVIISEWMGYFLLFENMLDSVLYARNKWLVDGGIVLPDKASLFLTAIEDSEYKEDKIEFWNSVYGFDMSCIKKKAMMEPLVDTVDQKQIVTDSRLLKTMDISKMSSGDASFTAPFKLVAQRNDYIHALVAYFDVSFTMCHKLLGFSTGPKSRATHWKQTVMYLEDVLTICEGETITGSMSVSYNKKNPRDVDIKLSYSLDGQHSKISRTQHYKMR, encoded by the exons ATGACGAAGAAGAACAACAACAGCaacgaggaggaagaagagtttGTCAGCTTTGGACACAATCTGAACACGAAGATACGCTTCGAAGACGCTGATGAAGACGAAACTGCACAAGGCTCCGCTGAAGCCGCCACCGCCCAAGATGAATCCATGTGCGACGCCGCAGATAGCACAACCGACGCCGCTGATGATACCACCAGCGCCGATTACTACTTCGACTCCTACTCTCACTTCG GGATTCATGAA GAGATGTTGAAGGATGTAGTGAGAACCAAGACTTACCAGAACGTGATTTACCAGAACAAGTTTCTCATCAAGGACAAAGTTGTTCTTGATGTTGGTGCTGGGACAGGGATCTTGTCTCTCTTCTGCGCCAAGGCTGGAGCTAAACATGTCTACGCT GTTGAATGTTCTCAAATGGCTGACATGGCTAAGGAGATTGTCAAGGCCAATGGCTTTTCTGATG TTATAACGGTTTTGAAAGGGAAGATTGAGGAGATAGAGCTTCCTACTCCTAAAGTGGATGTGATTATATCTGAGTGGATGGGTTACTTTTTGTTGTTTGAGAACATGTTGGACAGTGTCCTTTACGCACGCAACAAATGGCTT GTTGATGGTGGGATTGTGTTACCAGACAAAGCCTCTCTCTTTCTTACAGCCATAGAGGATTCAGAGTATAAAGAAGACAAAATTGAAT TTTGGAACAGTGTGTATGGTTTTGACATGTCATGCATCAAGAAAAAGGCTATGATGGAGCCGCTTGTTGACACCGTCGACCAAAAACAGATCGTCACTGATAGTAGGCTACTTAAG ACGATGGATATCTCAAAGATGTCTTCTGGTGATGCTTCCTTCACTGCTCCCTTCAAACTTGTTGCACAACGCAATGACTACATCCACGCCCTTGTAGCCTACTTTGACGTGTCGTTTACCATGTGCCACAAGCTCCTAGGCTTCTCAACAG GACCAAAATCACGGGCCACGCACTGGAAACAAACAGTCATGTACCTTGAAGATGTGTTGACAATATGCGAGGGTGAGACAATCACTGGAAGCATGTCGGTTTCTTATAACAAGAAGAATCCTAGAGACGTTGACATAAAGCTAAGCTATTCTTTGGATGGTCAGCATTCAAAGATCTCAAGGACTCAACACTACAAAATGCGTTGA
- the LOC103861887 gene encoding profilin-3, translating to MSWQTYVDEHLMCDVRDGQGHHLTAAAIVGHDGSVWAQSANFPQFKAQEFTGIMKDFDEPGHLAPTGLFLAGAKYMVIQGEPGAVIRGKKGAGGITIKKTGQSCVFGIYEEPVTPGQCNMVVERLGDYLLEQDL from the exons ATGTCGTGGCAAACTTACGTTGATGAGCATTTGATGTGTGATGTTAGAGATGGTCAGGGTCATCACCTAACCGCTGCAGCAATCGTTGGTCATGACGGTAGCGTTTGGGCCCAGAGCGCCAACTTCCCTCAG TTCAAGGCACAAGAGTTCACTGGTATAATGAAGGATTTTGATGAACCGGGTCACTTAGCCCCCACAGGGTTATTTCTAGCAGGGGCCAAGTACATGGTGATCCAAGGTGAGCCTGGTGCTGTAATCCGTGGCAAGAAG GGAGCAGGAGGCATAACCATAAAGAAAACAGGACAATCATGTGTGTTTGGGATCTATGAAGAGCCCGTGACACCAGGACAGTGCAACATGGTCGTCGAGAGGCTGGGTGATTACCTCCTCGAACAAGATCTCTAA
- the LOC103862147 gene encoding derlin-1 — MDLAFYLPWAILALDLLGIIAGHLYYFLTVLHPLATGKNYLKTPKWVNKLVARWRTGALVAAREASGVGAAVGGGGGGGGGGGGGDRAYSSARAPPESLNIAFRGRSYRLTD; from the exons ATGGATCTT GCTTTCTACCTCCCGTGGGCAATCCTAGCACTCGATCTTCTTGGAATCATAGCTGGACATCTGTACTACTTCTTAACAGTCCTTCACCCTCTCGCCACCGGAAAGAACTACCTGAAAACCCCTAAATGGGT TAATAAACTGGTAGCAAGGTGGCGAACAGGAGCTCTAGTGGCAGCTCGAGAAGCAAGTGGTGTAGGAGCTGcagtaggaggaggaggaggaggaggaggaggaggaggaggaggagacagAGCTTATTCAAGTGCTCGTGCCCCACCAGAGAGCTTAAACATTGCATTCAGAGGTCGATCATATCGTCtcaccgactga
- the LOC103861894 gene encoding uncharacterized protein LOC103861894: protein MSKTCNFLGLRVRSNPPLPFSNSSALNLLTAASRPFDRWIRASSRRRLVLGGFAGTFLWMNNMSGNIGGKAFIASARQTNPSPVEQALSKVEWPENFPFKEEDFQRFDESSDSTFYEAPRFVTHIDDPAIAALTKYYSKVLPESETPGVSILDMCSSWVSHYPAGYKQERIVGMGMNEEELKRNPVLTEYIVQDLNVDPKLPFEDNSFQVITNVVSVDYLTKPLVVFKEMNRILKPGGLALMSFSNRCFFTKAISIWTSTGDADHALIVGSYFHYAGGYEPPQAVDISPNPGRSDPMYVVFSRKLPVA from the exons ATGTCGAAAACTTGTAACTTTCTTGGCCTCAGAGTTAGATCAAATCCTCCTCTCCCATTCTCAAACTCCTCTGCTCTGAATCTCCTAACGGCTGCTTCGAGACCTTTCGACCGTTGGATTCGCGCCTCTTCACGTCGCCGGCTTGTTCTCGGCGGTTTCGCCGGCACGTTCTTGTGGATGAACAACATGTCCGGTAACATTGGCGGCAAAGCATTCATCGCTTCCGCGAGGCAGACGAACCCTTCTCCCGTCGAACAG GCGTTGAGTAAAGTGGAATGGCCTGAGAACTTCCCTTTCAAAGAAGAAGATTTCCAGCGATTCGACGA GTCGTCTGATTCAACATTCTACGAAGCGCCACGGTTTGTGACACACATTGATGATCCAGCAATAGCTGCATTGACAAAGTACTACTCCAAGGTTTTGCCTGAGAGCGAAACTCCGGGAGTGAGCATACTCGATATGTGTAGCAGTTGG GTAAGTCATTATCCAGCTGGGTATAAGCAAGAACGAATTGTTGGAATGGGTATGAATGAAGAAGAACTTAAGCGCAATCCG GTTCTCACCGAGTACATAGTCCAAGACTTAAACGTGGATCCAAAGCTTCCTTTTGAAGACAATTCTTTCCAAGTTATTACCAATGTG GTAAGTGTGGATTATCTTACAAAGCCACTTGTAGTTTTCAAGGAAATGAACAGAATCCTCAAGCCAGGAGGACTCGCTCTAATGAG CTTCTCCAACCGTTGCTTCTTTACTAAAGCAATCTCGATATGGACATCGACTGGTGACGCAGATCATGCTCTCATTGTTGGATCATACTTTCACTATGCTGGTGGATATGAACCTCCTCAG GCCGTTGATATATCTCCAAATCCAGGACGTTCGGATCCAATGTACGTTGTGTTCTCGAGAAAACTCCCAGTGGCCTAA
- the LOC103861889 gene encoding F-box/kelch-repeat protein At4g29370 — MIPKEEVEPPQKKAKLPPPPPPPQPLNHQPCLSFSSLPNDITLNFFARIPKSYYPKISLVSKTFRSLLYSSELYAARSQMGTTVTCLYICLEYSTEHFTDPSPRWFSLYVKPKRNLTDGRTREKSSGNLLVPVPKHCPPPPPPHASSTILTGSQIYVFGGPLDDNVRRYSSAVRVYECRNKTWRNLPNMNMERFYASACVHDDKIYVMGGCIARSEHQSWFEMFDIKTQTWKTLPPNPDLHVRLGCKKVRKIGMVHEKIYVKTESELRDWVYDVKEKKWSVADVGLSVHWSSSWCVIDNVMFSYSRFRYVWYDLKSGTWKDVRGLEVLKKYRSFSSHVNPNGRVGSVVELVNYGGKLMIIWDRFERRGRSQNKNIWCAVVALERVHEGFWGKIEWFDVVHTVPKSYEFLRCLPVLV, encoded by the coding sequence ATGATCCCCAAAGAAGAAGTTGAGCCGCCGCAGAAAAAGGCCAAgcttccaccaccaccaccgccgccgCAGCCGCTTAACCATCAACCATGTCTCTCCTTTTCTTCACTTCCAAACGATATCACTTTGAATTTCTTCGCACGTATCCCAAAATCTTATTACCCTAAAATCTCCCTGGTCTCCAAGACCTTTCGTTCTCTCCTCTATTCCTCAGAGCTCTATGCCGCACGTTCTCAAATGGGAACCACCGTGACCTGCCTCTACATCTGTCTAGAGTACTCCACCGAGCACTTCACCGATCCATCTCCACGATGGTTCAGTCTCTATGTGAAACCTAAACGAAACCTAACCGATGGTAGGACTAGAGAGAAATCAAGTGGAAACCTCTTGGTTCCTGTTCCCAAACAttgtcctcctcctcctcctccacatGCGTCTTCGACCATATTGACTGGCTCGCAAATCTACGTATTCGGTGGACCATTGGACGATAACGTAAGGCGCTACTCCTCAGCTGTTCGGGTTTATGAGTGTAGGAATAAAACGTGGCGAAATCTTCCTAACATGAATATGGAGAGGTTCTATGCGTCTGCATGTGTCCACGACGACAAGATCTATGTAATGGGAGGATGTATAGCTCGGTCGGAGCACCAAAGCTGGTTTGAGATGTTCGACATCAAGACACAGACCTGGAAAACCTTACCGCCGAATCCCGACCTTCATGTACGGTTGGGATGCAAGAAGGTTCGCAAAATCGGTATGGTGCATGAAAAGATTTACGTGAAGACTGAGAGTGAGCTCCGTGATTGGGTCTATGATGTGAAGGAAAAGAAATGGAGTGTTGCGGATGTGGGGTTGAGTGTACATTGGTCGAGTTCTTGGTGCGTGATAGACAATGTGATGTTTTCTTACTCTCGCTTTAGGTATGTGTGGTATGATTTAAAGAGTGGCACGTGGAAAGATGTGAGAGGTTTGGAAGTGCTGAAGAAGTATCGTAGTTTTAGTAGTCATGTTAATCCGAATGGTAGAGTTGGTAGTGTGGTTGAATTAGTGAACTATGGTGGGAAACTCATGATTATTTGGGATAGGTTTGAACGGCGTGGTCGTAGTCAGAACAAGAACATCTGGTGTGCGGTGGTTGCGTTGGAAAGAGTCCATGAAGGTTTTTGGGGGAAGATTGAGTGGTTCGATGTTGTGCATACTGTCCCCAAGTCGTATGAGTTCTTGCGCTGTCTCCCTGTTTTGGTTTGA
- the LOC103861895 gene encoding cytidine deaminase 6, whose protein sequence is MAQPSKFVLINEPYGVVSDPMDLVSLIDRKVSLRMAPISGRHVGAVGLGFSRKVFLGINVELPGLPLHHSIHAEQFLVINLMLNSEQHLTHLAVSSSDSVFHAPCGHCRQFLQEITEASIIQVLIKDPALGIQEFVTLKSLLPRHSNLLPDLLQARDNKLLLVSSEGCEDRLLLRTALAAANRSFAPYSKCPSGVALKDREGQVYRGWYIESAAYNPSLGPVQAALVDFVISGGTKFEDIVEAVLVEKRDAVVSQEKTAKMILETIADPKCAFKVFHCI, encoded by the coding sequence ATGGCACAGCCCTCAAAATTCGTTCTCATAAACGAACCCTATGGTGTGGTCAGCGACCCAATGGACCTTGTTTCACTGATCGACCGTAAGGTTTCTCTCCGTATGGCTCCAATCTCCGGACGTCACGTCGGAGCAGTTGGACTCGGATTTTCCCGCAAGGTCTTTTTAGGCATCAACGTCGAACTTCCCGGTCTTCCTCTTCACCACTCCATCCACGCCGAGCAGTTCCTCGTCATCAACCTCATGCTCAACTCCGAGCAACACCTCACACACTTAGCCGTCTCCTCTAGCGACTCCGTCTTCCACGCGCCTTGCGGTCACTGCCGTCAGTTTCTTCAAGAAATCACCGAGGCGTCTATCATCCAAGTCCTTATCAAAGATCCAGCACTTGGCATACAAGAATTCGTGACTCTCAAGAGTCTCCTTCCACGTCACTCCAATCTCCTCCCTGACCTTCTCCAGGCGCGTGATAACAAACTCCTCTTAGTGAGTTCAGAGGGATGTGAAGATCGTTTACTGCTTAGGACGGCTCTAGCGGCGGCGAACAGATCTTTTGCACCGTACAGTAAGTGTCCCTCGGGAGTGGCCTTGAAGGATCGTGAAGGGCAAGTGTACAGAGGATGGTACATTGAGTCAGCTGCCTATAACCCAAGCTTAGGGCCAGTGCAAGCTGCGTTGGTTGATTTTGTGATAAGTGGAGGTACAAAGTTCGAGGATATCGTGGAAGCGGTGCTGGTGGAGAAGAGAGATGCAGTGGTGAGTCAAGAGAAGACGGCGAAGATGATTCTAGAGACTATAGCCGACCCCAAATGCGCTTTCAAGGTCTTTCATTGCATCTAG
- the LOC103861886 gene encoding defensin-like protein 163 codes for MAKLVCTYLFFSMIVMSAFLALPIADGADTRMCIVVEKLSKPCTFQECQPLCIQKYRGTGVCLGNNNSNCKCKYNC; via the exons ATGGCAAAACTAGTTTGTACGTATCTGTTCTTCTCCATGATTGTTATGTCTG cCTTTTTGGCTTTGCCAATTGCAGATGGAGCGGATACAAGAATGTGTATTGTGGTCGAGAAGCTGAGCAAACCATGCACTTTTCAAGAATGCCAACCACTTTGTATTCAGAAATACAGAGGGACTGGCGTTTGTCTCGGAAATAACAACTCTAATTGCAAGTGCAAATATAATTGTTAA
- the LOC103861888 gene encoding F-box/kelch-repeat protein At5g39560 produces the protein MTSEEVEPTQINKTVPESPSSFPSLPDEIIENILARVSRWKYPSLSLVSKGFHSLLSSREIYKTRSQIGANETCVYVWLKLPGHPCASWFSLRTKPNNQNQTKQRRKMRFKRDPSGFSVVPIASSPTDSFPELYYTKTVGPEIYIIGGPYVNKPSSSVRIFDCRSHTWRDGPKMTVARKHANTVVLDEKIYVMGGCDIDAYYANWIEVFDVKTQSWAAFPGPGVDELCNHFRKRRCYNVNVFEGRIYLLAGDMEYTYEPKDGTWKLVKEISSFLSDDSVYAWSEIGKVICCRTRSGYLMWSASENEGRVWREIKGLKKLRRHPTRGLNLGYVFALLDCGGKLLVMWYPYRISGIRSKKIWYAKISLESRCNGREVWGKVECVDVLTFPVESYEGLDCLTASV, from the coding sequence ATGACTTCGGAAGAAGTTGAACCAACCCAAATAAACAAGACGGTTCCTGAGTCACCGTCGTCGTTTCCATCGCTACCAGACGAAATCATAGAGAACATTCTTGCCCGTGTCTCGAGATGGAAGTACCCATCGCTCTCTCTCGTCTCAAAGGGATTCCACTCTCTCTTATCATCTAGGGAGATCTACAAGACGCGATCTCAAATAGGAGCCAATGAAACATGCGTCTATGTCTGGTTAAAGTTGCCCGGTCATCCTTGTGCGAGCTGGTTTAGCCTTCGGACGAAACCTAATAATCAAAATCAAACCAAGCAGAGAAGGAAGATGAGGTTTAAGCGCGACCCGAGTGGATTTTCTGTTGTTCCTATAGCTTCCTCTCCTACCGATTCTTTTCCCGAACTATATTACACCAAAACGGTTGGTCCGGAAATCTACATAATCGGTGGACCCTACGTTAACAAACCGTCTTCCTCAGTTCGGATCTTCGACTGTCGGAGTCACACTTGGCGTGATGGCCCTAAGATGACCGTGGCTAGAAAGCATGCCAATACAGTTGTACTCGATGAGAAAATTTATGTGATGGGAGGTTGCGATATTGACGCGTACTATGCCAACTGGATTGAGGTATTTGACGTTAAAACTCAGTCATGGGCAGCCTTTCCTGGGCCGGGCGTTGATGAGTTATGCAACCACTTTCGCAAAAGACGTTGCTATAATGTTAATGTGTTCGAAGGGAGAATTTACTTACTGGCAGGTGATATGGAATACACTTACGAGCCGAAAGATGGTACATGGAAACTTGTCAAAGAGATATCGAGTTTCCTATCCGATGATTCCGTGTACGCTTGGAGTGAGATTGGGAAGGTAATATGTTGTCGCACTCGCTCCGGTTATTTAATGTGGTCTGCCTCTGAGAATGAGGGTAGAGTATGGAGAGAGATTAAGGGTTTGAAAAAATTGCGTAGGCACCCTACAAGAGGTTTAAATCTTGGGTATGTGTTTGCACTGTTGGACTGTGGTGGCAAACTTTTAGTTATGTGGTATCCTTATCGCATTTCTGGTATCAGAAGCAAGAAAATTTGGTATGCCAAGATTTCTTTAGAATCAAGATGCAATGGACGCGAGGTGTGGGGAAAAGTTGAGTGTGTCGATGTGCTTACGTTTCCTGTCGAATCATATGAAGGGTTGGATTGTTTAACTGCTTCTGTTTGA